The sequence TAGAGGtcactctcccctcccacctccctggcccGGCACTTCCGGTTCCGCAGGGGCCGGTGTCCCCGGTACTCACCCCCGGCGCGGTTCCCGTCACCGCCGCCGTCGTTGTCGCCGCCGCCTCCCGGCAGTGCCGTCCGGCCTCTGAGAGGCCGCGCGCGGCCCCCGCACGCTCCACGCCCGCCCTGCTACGCGCGCTCCCGCTCGGCGACGCTCCTCTTCGAGCCGGCGCGCGGCCGTTGCCCTCAGTGCCGGGTCTCGAGCCCTCCCAGCGTTCCCATTGGCTCCCCGTCCCGGGCGCGCGCGACGTCTCGCGCGGGGCACGTTTTTCTCATTCATGCGGCTCGCGCCGCCGCGCCCGCCCCCGCTCACTCTCCCATTCACCCatagcccccacccccactccgcTCCAGGGCGTGCGCGCGAACCCGGCGACCGCGGCGACCTCGCGGCCTGATTGGCTGCAGGAGCACGGCGCCGTACACACGCGAGAGAACGAGCGCGCGCGCGCAGGGCCGTCGGGTTCCGCAGACGACTGGGAGAGAAGGATTGGCGTACTGCGGAGTCGGAAATGGGGAAATGTCCGGGAAAGTCTTTTTCCTGCTTCCCATAGGCTAGCCCCACAGTATCCAGGAAGAAATCCttggaagtaaaaataattacatgtgtGTGCTGGAAATACTCAAAAGCAAGGACCTAGCCTCTCTCATTCTCTAGAACCCCTCCAAGGAAGTGTGGTACGACCCAGACAGGCTTCCTGTGTAACCAATCGCCAGTCGGCCCCGCGGTTCTCGCCTTTCAGCCCCTTCGTGCATTGGCTAACCCCTTGGAGACGAAATAGCTCCCACCCAGCCAAccacctccattttttttttttttttttggatggcgAAAACTTTATTTAAAGCAATCTTAACGGAGGAGTCCTCGGTCGAGCGAGCTCCCTAGTGCCAGCAGAATCCCGGGATAATGGAATGGTCTGGATGGGGCTCGCGCACGGTGGGGGCTCCTGGACTAGAAGAGTCGTGTGGGGCGAAGCTCCTGCCCGAGGCCccggaggaagaggaaggagaggggcgcGTCTTGCAGCGTCCGTGGTGCCGACGGTGGCAGGAGGCGCAGGGAGCGAGCGCCTTGTGAGACGGTGGCAGCCCCCCTGAGTGCCAGAGGGCTCTGGGCTTCATTTCCTTAGTTTCTCACTGCGGCACAGGGGATGGGCGCCCGCTTCCCTAACTTTGCCCAGTCCGGGAATGCAGGCTGGAGGACGGCTGTCAGCCCTGGCGAGCTGCTGGCCGACCGCGAGGATCACAGTGCCACACTTTGCCCTAATTAGCCCTACACAGCTGTGAACCCAAGAGGAAGGCCAGGTGTTGTTCTCTCCTCATTTAGCTCAAGGCCATTTCTCTTTTGAAAGCAGCTCTGGCTATTACATAACCAAAGTGTTCCAGCAGCCACTTCTCTGAAATCAAGGTTCTTCACCTGTAAAGTGTGATTCTAAATCCTGCGGTGTGTCCTCGGGTTTGGTGTCAAATGTTTCTGGTTTAACTGTGGTCTGATACTTTAGTACTAGGCAGCAAGACAAAGGACAAAGGTTTTCTGGGATCTAGTCTAGCTCCTCTGACATGGCGTATATAATCAGGTTCTAgttcattctttaaaacaaaaaaattaacgttcatttatttttgaaggggagagagacagagtacgagcggggaaggggcagagagagagggagacacaaaatctgaagcaggctccaggctctgagctgtcagaacagagccccatgcagggctggaactcatgagcccggagatcatgacctgagcagaggtcagatgcttagcggactgagccacccaggcgccccaattcatCCCAATTCAGGATTTCAGTCCATTTACTGCAACACACTATAGAATTCTTTTACTGGCAGTGTGTACTAGAAAatgaaagccccccccccccttttttgataaaaaatgaaatcttgataaCATTTTAGACCATATAAAAGGCAAAGCTAAGGTATTATTGGAGAcacagtatttcttttatttatagagGCTTTTCTATCTGTAAATcaggttaatttgtttctttaggAAATCATATTTCACTTTTCGACTGCATATTTTTGATTTTAAGACTTCATTTCCCCAAATTCACAAATCGGGCgtctttcttttcctactttcaaCAGTCTAATAACCTGTCAGTTGTCTTGTCTTTTAGCTACAGACActaccaaatgaaaataaaaatttcatcttCCACCAACCAACCACACAGCTAAAACTCCCCTAGGACACTTGACTACTAGATGCCAGCCTCTTAGCCGGAGGAGCAATAATGGTGGCATAATCATTATCCCAAGATTTAGATGAGATTCCATTTTCTTGTCCCGTTTGTTTTAGGATCATGCAAGATATTTCCTGGAAAGGATGTTTAATAGAGCATAAGGTTTATAGTACCAGCCACTTCTGAAAACTACTGCACAGTAAAATCTAGGCTAAAACAATGAGGTATCCACACCACCCAAacttcaaataaattaatttgctATGTAGATCATATAACACCTTATAGTTTTTGTCTAATGTATAGTTTTCCAGTCCTTTACATCTTCTCATGCTGATAGACGGCAAACGACAAGGTCAATTTTACTTCATCTTACTGGTAAACAggcaggggcgcttgggtggctcagttagttaagtctcagactcttggtttgggctcaggttgtgatctcacttggttagtgagatggagccctacatcgggctcttcGCTGAAAGtgcggtgcctgcttgggattctttctctccctctctctctctgctcctcccacactctctctcaaaacaaataaacttaaaaaaaaaaaaaaaaacacagacaaaaacaaactgCTACCCTTGGATTTAGGCACAGAGACGAATGCCCTTTCAGTACCAAAACCACCAAcgatcttttatttttgtagtaatctctatacccaaccttaggcttgaactcacgacgccgagatcaagagtcacatgttcttctgactgagccagccaagcaccccaccCTCTTTATGTTTAAATCCTGCTGCCTTCCCACCTGTCCTTGTGAGAGGTCTCTGCTTATGTTAAAGCACTTTCTCCCCTTGTGCTCTGGATCTCACCCCCTTcactcctacattttcttctgaatttctccTTTGACCTTGTAtttgaaacacagaaaaaaatagaatggtgTCAAGAAGATTCCCATACCAATCATTAAATTCTCTCCCTCTAGTCTGTTGATATGCTGTGTCACcctatcttaaaaaaaactaacaaacccTCCCTTAATCCTACATCCAGCCCCCTCTTAGCAAAGCTTCGTGAAAGAGTTGTCTATAGATGTTATCTTTACTTCTTcagttcatattatttttttcaataatatatatatttcaataggACTTTTATCTCCACCATTCCAAAACTACACTCATAAGGTCAATACTGACCTCCATGCTTTCAGATCCATAGCCAAGTCTCCTTTGCTAGCTCCCGTTACACTTTGCCTCTTATATTTGGGTGCCCTGAAAGTCCATCTCTATCTTCTGATTTCCATTTATACAGTTCCTAAAGAATTTTATCCAATACTACTGCCTTAAAAGACTTTTACAAGCCAACAGCTCCCATAAACCTTCAGCCCTAACTTTCCCAAACCttccagattctttcttttttctacctgTCCGCACAGCATCTCCATATGGATGACTAGTAGACAGCTGACACTTAATATTGCTAAAGTAGGACTCTTGatgttctctcctccttccatgAATTTCCCCAATCTCCTATCCAATCTAGCTACTCTAgtaagaaatacagaaatcagCTTTGATTCCACCTTCTTTTCTCCACCACTTCCATCAGCCAAGTCGTACCTTACCTCCAAAATATCCCAAGGCAATCTACTCACCAATTCCACTTCTGCTAGTCTAATCCCCTACCAATTCTCACACTGAAACTACCCAAGTCTAACTTGTATCCTTGATCCTAACTCTTTCCATTATCCACAGAGCAACGATCTTTTCAAAATCAGACCATTCCTCTGTGTAACCACCTGCTTTAGTCTAAGTGTTTATGtccccccagaattcatatgttgaaataataAGCCCCCAaaatgatggtattaggagatagGGCCTTTGAGAAATGCTTAGATCATGCttcgtgaatgggattagtgcctttgtAAAAGAGGCTCCACAGCGTATCCCTGGCCCTCTACAATGTGAGGACATAGCTAGAATTAGGCAGTCTGCAACCCCAAAGTGAGCCATCATCACAATAGGACCTTGCTGGTGCCCTGACCTTGGACtctcctgcctccagaactgtgagaaatctcTGATGTTTATAGGCTATCTAGTCTGTGGCatgttgttacagcagcctgaaggAACTAAGACACCACCCCTCTCCCATCATTTGCCACTGCTCTTGGATTACAAAAGCCTTACGTTATCTGGTCTCTGCTGCCCCCTCCAGCCTCAATTTTTACCAAGCTTCCCTTGATACACCAGCCTCTCCCTTCATCAAACACAtcaaattttttcctttcttagagTTTTGCAGGGTTTCCTCCCCCAGGAAGATTTTGTCCCAGTCTCACCCAGCCATTTAGGTCTTAACGCCAAAAGTGCTCAGGGGAGGCCTGTCCTGACCACCCAGTCTAAAGCACTGTCCTAGTCACTCTGTCTCAGATCACCCAATTTTCAGTCTCTGCATAGcacttactgtttttgtttttcattctatgTAAGCTCTGTAAGACTTTGTCTACGTTGTTCCCCATCTACAATAGCAAATAACAGATACTCAATAAAGATCttgtggaaagaaggaaagaagggcatCACATATTTACTCAATCCAATCTAAACTAGGAACACAAATAATCCgcaagaaatcaaaagagaatggGCTTTCCCAGCTTCTTACCACCTGAAAAAGCTGAATTTACAGTTGGACCTAGGACCCAGTTCCCAACCGGACAGACAATAGGAAAGACAACTGCAGCCGAGACAGCAAATGGGCTACGTCTGGAAAACGATCAGGCTAGAAATCTCAATCCAACTTTATCACCAGCCGCTTAAGCTCTTCATAGTAAACCAGCATGGACAACAGATTTAGCATCTATTTACctatgagggaagggaagggaaggagaaccattataaaaattcatttgctTGGTTCACAAGTGGGCTCTTGGCTTTCCTCTCTTCTAAGAGTTTAGCAGTAACTCGTTCCAGTGATGCTTCCATAGTGcttaggggaaaaaacaaaatttttaaaaattataccaacTTCCGTGATatggcaaaaatatttattaaaattttccaagTTTAAACTTGAAAGAGGCCTCCTGATTCAATCTTTCATCCTGGATAAATGAGATAACAAGTACTATATACAGAATATAAAGCagtaatagtaaaaaaatttCTCCTAAAAATTAGTCCACCAAGTGGACTGTGGCAGAAATGGGACTCTCCAGGGCCTCAGAGAATTCAAAGTGGCACCTTAGGTGATCCAAGAAACCAATTATATTCTCCTAGTTTTCCATTTGGCTCAAGATTGGAAGAGTTAGGTTACCACCAGCTGTTTCAAGAGGTAGAAATATGCTTTCTACTAGTTCACTATTTACTGGCCCGCATGGCCTCAACAGATTCTCATACCTCAGCCCGTCTGCCTTTGGTGATGACCAGAAGACCTCTACGTCCCAGGCAGCAAGGCTTCCTGCTAGTCTCTACTTAAGATCCATGAACCTGATATCCATGATGAGAAGGAAGTTCTTAGGCAGTGGGCGGGGGGCTGGAGAGAGAACAGTAAACACCTGATGCTCCAGGTCCACGCTGGTCACCACGATGAAGCCAGCGACACTTGTCTCAGAAAGGTTCTCCTCTGTGCCCTCAGCAGTGCTAACACTCAGGAGGTGGTGCACCATATCGCGGCCAGGCGTGACAGGTACTAGCTTGAGCTGATTGTCCTCCTGAGACATGCCCAAAGGCAAACAGGAGTCTGGAATGGTGGGTGCCCCAACTTTGTAGATTTTCACATCTGAAAATTTGACATTGAAGGCATGGGGATAGAAACAGCCCCGGAATCCATAGAAATACTCACGAATACGCTCATCCCTACATTCCCGCCGGAAGTCTTTGGAGCGTTCAACCACACCCCCGGATTTAGGGAGCAGCACAGTGCGTACAAAGTGAGGCAGGTCCCGTTTTAGTTCGTTGTACAGTCGTTCTTGATCCAGAACCACAACCACATCTACCTCAAAGGCTGAAGCAGCGTGCACCAGGGCCTGGTAACCAGAGCCCTTGACCCAGCCACAGGTATTAATGACACAGCCACTCACAGAGGCCCTTCGGTTCACTTCACATCTTTGATTGAACACATCTGCTAAACGAGAAGTAATCTGCAGAAGAAAGCACAAAGGTgaggaaaagagacacaaaacTAGCAAACTCATAGCTATGTAGAATAAGTGGTTATTAGGTACAAGAGAAGATGACATTCTTAATGGCTGTGGTTTTAACCTCATTAACATGGATTTCgtttttatgttgtttcttctgtttattgTTTCATGTCCTAAGTAGAGATTGAGTTAATTACTTAACAACGGGTCCAGACTTGTTTAACAATCTGAGGTTGACTTATATCTGAAACGGTCTTTCCCAAAATCATCTGGAAGTAATACCAGCTGAGAGGGAGCAAAGAAATGACCACAGACGGTTTTAATTAGCACACTTTTGCACAGCTTCCTATCCTGATAGCagcccttccctccatcccccctTGGCGCCGGCTCTGACCTTATTATAAAGCTTGATGTTGGTGCCAGGAGTGGTGGAGCCAAAATGATACACCAGAGGGGCCTGGATAGAGAATCCCTCTTCAACATCTGCCGGCCGCTCAATGTAGAGGGCCCCCATGGTACCAGGGATGGAAACAGAGCCCTGACCCACATCCAGCTCCACGTAAGTAGGACGGCGGCCCAAACGCACTGCGTAGTTGAGCAGTAGACGGCACACTGTGGACTTGCCCACATCAGTGGGGCCCACTACCATCACCCGGGGGCCTCGCTCTTCTTCCTTCTCCGCCTGCCTCCTCATCTGCTCCAAGGCTGTGTGAGTGTTGAGATAAAGTAACATAGGAGTGTCCTTGGAGACATAAGCCACCTCGGTGCGGCCACTCAGCTGTAAAGAACAGCCATGCCAAGTGAAAACAGCCACCTTGGCACCGGCATCAAAAGTGAATTTCTTGTTTCGGGTCAGCTCTGTGCCGAAGATTTCTGCCATCCCAGCCAGCAGCTCCAACTGAACTGACTGAGATGCCTCCACCTCAAAGCGAAGTTCTGTTTCTCGCTCTAGTTCAAATTTAGTTGTTGGCTTCTTGTCATCATTGGCCTCCTCTCCCATCTTTTCTGTGTAGCTGCTGAGCCTAGAACACAAATTAATTATCAGATCTAAACAGAAGTTAGGACACTGTTCAAAATCCTCCAATGGATACTTCTCcttacctgctttatttttctccttatctgTGATCACCACCTGTCTCACTATACATTTATTGTCTGTCTACCCCCACTGGAACGTAAGGGTTGGGCCGTCTGGTTTGCTGCTGTATCTCTAGTATCTAGAATAGGACTGGACAACCGGTAGGCACCTCATAAGTACACCGAGTAAATAAATGACTCAGACATAAGAAAACTGTATCTACAGATTTACCTAAGACTTGATTATATCACCTCCATTGCTCCTTTCGTCACTCTCGGGATACTCGACTTAAGAGGGCAACTGATTCCCTCTTATTCAACAAGAAAGGGCGTCTGCAATCTGGATGCAAAGCAGAGAATATGGAGTTTGCACTTGGAAACAGCATTAAGGTCCCGCTCAGCAACTACTAGGTAGTGTCTTTAGACAAATCACCTAACCTTCTCCTCAGCTGTCACCTGGAGTCACTTACACTTCCTCTCACAAAGTGTTGTGCTGGGGACTGTTGGAGGGAAAAAATTACTCCGTAAACTAGAAAACGCCGAGAAGTAATGAAGAATGATTTCCGATCCCGAGCCGCAGCTCTAAGTCCAGCATCTGTCCCGGCACTCCCAGACGCCGAAGTCTGTCCAGGCTCTAAGGGGCGACGGTTGCATTCCTGAGCTTATCATCTCACCTGCACAAGCCACGAACCCAAACCGGTAAAACGACGAGCTCCCGGCCGGACCTAAACCCAACTACACGCCACGCTCGCCCAGTTCCACGCCGGAAACAAAAACGGTTCCGCACTTGCGCAATGGAGGAGCCGCGGTCGCGCGATGTCCCTTGGGATATGTAGTTGTGCGGGAACGGCCTCGAACTGTTGAGCTCGCGCAGCCGCTCGGCCTTCTGGGAGTTGTAGTTAAAGGATTGTTTTGATCGTGACGCCGAAGGTGGGAGGGGCGGTGGCCCGTATTGTTTGCGAAGCCGGCGCGCCGGGGGGTAGGAGGCGTGGCGGTTACGCCCCGCGCGGGGCGGGGACCCGCCGAGGAGCCAATGGTTGCCGAGGCGCGGCTGCTGCGGATTGTCGCCCCAGTGTGACCGCTCACCTGCAGCCGGGAAAGGAGAAGGGCGGCGGGAAGCGGGGGTAGGCTCACCATCTGGGTCCCACGACCGTCTGCTTGCCGGGACCACAAGCCAGGATGTGAGAAAATGCGCAAAACCCCACGTGGAACACGAGGAAATCTGAGAGTAAGGAAAGCGAAGAACAGCTTGTCCGAGGCCAGCCTGGGCTGTCATCCCCTACCTGACACAGTGCGTGGCACCTAGAGGGCattaagattttttgtttgtttgttttaataaaagaataacaacCCAAGAATTTCTTCCAGTTACTCTTTAGGTCAGTCATTACCCAACAACGTCTCTCCTATCGAGTGGGGAGTTCTGTTGGGGACTCCTTTCCCTCCCTGAATCCCCGTCAGTTATACCAGGCCAACCATTTACCCCACAGGCAACAGGTTGGGCCACGGTCTGTAATTCTCACGAGCTTGGGCTTTGGAATCTTGTGCTCTGCTATGCCACTTTCTCACTGCGTGACTTTGGGCAGATCAGGCTCAAACTCTGAGACCCAGTTTCTTGtctaaaatagggataataactgTACTCAACCtcttaaagttgtttttaaagattgaatGGGATGATACATGTAAAGTACTAAGCACACTGTAACACAGCATTTGATTAta is a genomic window of Acinonyx jubatus isolate Ajub_Pintada_27869175 chromosome D1, VMU_Ajub_asm_v1.0, whole genome shotgun sequence containing:
- the CLP1 gene encoding polyribonucleotide 5'-hydroxyl-kinase Clp1; the encoded protein is MGEEANDDKKPTTKFELERETELRFEVEASQSVQLELLAGMAEIFGTELTRNKKFTFDAGAKVAVFTWHGCSLQLSGRTEVAYVSKDTPMLLYLNTHTALEQMRRQAEKEEERGPRVMVVGPTDVGKSTVCRLLLNYAVRLGRRPTYVELDVGQGSVSIPGTMGALYIERPADVEEGFSIQAPLVYHFGSTTPGTNIKLYNKITSRLADVFNQRCEVNRRASVSGCVINTCGWVKGSGYQALVHAASAFEVDVVVVLDQERLYNELKRDLPHFVRTVLLPKSGGVVERSKDFRRECRDERIREYFYGFRGCFYPHAFNVKFSDVKIYKVGAPTIPDSCLPLGMSQEDNQLKLVPVTPGRDMVHHLLSVSTAEGTEENLSETSVAGFIVVTSVDLEHQVFTVLSPAPRPLPKNFLLIMDIRFMDLK